The DNA segment AAGTTCCTGGTGTATTATTCCGCCCTGCGGGAACTTGGGGGAAGGCTTTTTATGCTTCGTAGCCATATTTACACCTTCAACTATGGCACGGCTTTCCTTGGGGAACACCCTTAAAACCTTTCCCTTTTTCCCCTTATCTTTGCCCGATATGACAACTACCGTATCCCCTTTTTTGATATGGACCTTACCCACGTTTTACACCTCCCACTATAAAACTTCGGGCGCTAAGGAAATAATTCTTGCAAAATTCCTATCCCTTAACTCCCTGGCTACCGGGCCGAAAATTCTCGTTCCTTTTGGGTTTAAATCCTCATTTATTATGACCGCCGCATTATCATCAAACCTTATATATGAACCATCGGGTCTTCTTTTGGGAGCCCTGGTCCTTACTATTACTGCTTTAACCACATCCCCTTTTTTTACCATTCCGTCGGGAGCAGCATCTTTTACCGATGCCACTATTATGTCGCCAACTCCAGCAAATTTTCTG comes from the Thermovenabulum gondwanense genome and includes:
- the rplX gene encoding 50S ribosomal protein L24; amino-acid sequence: MGKVHIKKGDTVVVISGKDKGKKGKVLRVFPKESRAIVEGVNMATKHKKPSPKFPQGGIIHQELPVYTSKLMIVCSKCGKPTRVGHTFLEDGTKVRVCKKCNEVIDK
- the rplN gene encoding 50S ribosomal protein L14 encodes the protein MVQVQTRLNVADNTGAKEIMCIRVLGGSNRKFAGVGDIIVASVKDAAPDGMVKKGDVVKAVIVRTRAPKRRPDGSYIRFDDNAAVIINEDLNPKGTRIFGPVARELRDRNFARIISLAPEVL